The Phacochoerus africanus isolate WHEZ1 chromosome 9, ROS_Pafr_v1, whole genome shotgun sequence genomic sequence GGGACCCAGGAAGAGCCAGGCTGCCCTGAAGGAATGGCTGCAGTGAGAAGCCTGAGGGCCCTGTTGCAGACTGGTGTCTTGGCAAGGCCTAAGGGCTCCTTGGAGGGCAGGGCCACCAGTTCGGGCCTGGGTCCCATGGGGGGTGTCTGAGAGCCACCCCTGAAGACCAAGACTGGCTGGAGACAGAGGGCCAATAAGGGTGACCTGGTCATATAGGGATGGCCAGCAAACACCCATTGGTTGGCTCCAGAAACTGCCCAGCAGTGCATTCAGGCTGACTCCACACAGGCAACCAGGCTTGGGCCCGCCTTTGAAGGGGTGTCTACCCAGGTTCTGACCGACTGGGCAACCTTAAGCAGGTTGCTgcacctctctggacctcagttcccCCCATGTGCACCAAAGGGGGGTTGGACTCGGGTCTGCCAAGCTTGCACAATGAGGCTACAATGGAAGACAGGGGCCCAGGGGGTGATCCCTGGGAGCCCAACTGCTCCAGGGTCAGAACCGTTGCCTCTGAGGCTGGGGCTGTGCTGCCGCTTCCCTGGTTTCTTGTCCCACAcccctggggcaggagcagggatgtggccctgggccctcccctctttctgctgcgccaggaggAGGGGGACTGGTTTTGGTCTTAAGAGCAACTGTGTGAAGTCACACAGCCCGTTAGGAAAATGCTACGCGTGGCACAGGGCCCGCCCCAAGCTGAGTAAGTGTTCAGTGGTGGGAGGCTGGCTCAGTCCATCAGCCCGGGCCCCAGGAAGCTCATCTTGGAAGTGGGGTGCTGACCCCTGCCCTTGGCTGGCCCCCACTCCTCTCGGGCCTTGATTTCCTCTGGCTGGGTGGGAGGCAGTGGGGAAGCAGGACACAGCCCTGAGCTGCAGGCACCAGGAGGGTCCCCTCCCACCCTGTCTCCAGTGGGCACCTGGGTTGTGTCTCTCAGCTGGTTTCTGAGCAGGCTGGTTGGGTCTGAGGGTCCACGGGGTGACTTCAGGGGAGCTGAGGGCTTCCCAGTAACCTCCAGCATAGCCCGGGTACTGGGAAACCCCCTGCTGGGCTGCTGGCAGCCAGGCCTCCTCAGGATTTATGTTTCTTGTCCGTGAAGAAGAGCCTCCGGAGCTTGTCGGGCTGCAAGGAGGGAGAAGATGCTGGAGCTTGGGTCCCTGGACAGGGAGGGGAGAGCCAGGCTCAGAGGGTCCCTCGgcagtgctgggggctggggcctaAGGCCAGAGAGAGGCcaagttggaattttttttttgtctttttttttcttttttttcagggccacgcctgcgacctatggagtttcccaggctaggggttgaatcggaggtacagctgccagccacagccacagccacagccacagccacagcaatgtgggatctcagccatgtctgtgatctacactggagctcatagcaatgctgagcgaggccagagattgaacccacatcctcacagataccagtcgggttcttaacctactgagccacaatgggaactcccccagttggAATACTGATAGTTGCTCCAGGGCCCTCAGTGCCAGGACTTCCACGGCAGCCTCCTGGTTTTGGCTGAAGGATTCACCCTCCGGCTGAGGAATTTAAGGCAAAGTGGAGAAGAAGGGCCgagcctccccctccctcactgGCTCCCCTGGGGCCCACAACCCCAGGGCTCTCTGGCTAACTAtgccctggggtggggctggggttgtACACAGGGAGGAGCTGGCAGAGCTTCTGGTGACAGCCTTCCAGCTGGGAGCTTTGGGTTTGGGGGTCTCGCTGTTCGGGCCTGGAGAGGAGGTCCTAACACGCCAGGAATCTGAGCCTATCCCCTCAGGACATGCTCTCTCCCAGCTCGCTGGCTTCAGGTGTAGGCAGGCTCGCTGGGGCCCAGAGCTCAGGAGGGTTCCCCTGCGCACCTCCCTCCGCCCTCCTCATCCCTGcttccccttttttcctttcttatcagAAACCCTCAGCAGTAGCAGCTCTTAACAGACTGCTGTCTGTGGGCTGTGTCCTGAGCTTGTAAGGATGCCTCGCACTATCACCTGGGCAGCCATCCCTGGACGCAGCTGTAGGACCagcctattttacagatgaggaaatggagatccTGGATAAGTGCCAAATAAGAATACAGGATGCCTGGTAAAATTCAACTTCAGGTACATGAGGAATACTTGCAGTATTGGGGACATACTTGGTTGCTGGGGAAACTATCTTGTCCAAAGCCACGTGGCCAGGGAGTAGCTGTGCCAGGACAAAGGCCAAGGGAAGTCAGACCTGAAGCCAGGACCCTTGTCCACCTCTCTGAGGCTCAAGACCCCTGCAAGAGGGAGGGATAGGGGTCCCGCTCTGCCACAGAGAAGGACCTCAGAAGGGCCTGGAAGCCCCCATCTAAGATCCAAACCTAATAGCTGCCTCTCCCACCATCTCCAAGCAGAAGTTAGGGCTGGAAAGtcctgggcagtggcagtgaacTGAACTGCCCCTGCCTGAGGGCCAAGGCTCCCTCCTCTGGTCAAGTGCTCTCTAAGGGCTGgcagccaccccaccccatccacaAAGCCCACCTTATGTGTCCGGCTTGCCTCCTTGCTCTTGACTGCTGGGATTTGTTTATAGGTGTTTCTGGGCTCCGGCAGCTCCGGGGCCCCTGAGATCCTCTCGTAGCCACAGTCCATGGGCCCTGAAATCTTGCTGTATGTGGGGCTGGCCCCAGGATAGAGGGGCCTGGGCAGGCCATCCCAGCAGGCTGCGATCTGCTCATAGGTACTGCCGCCTTCTTGGTCCAGcacatccctggcctcctctgggAGGCCTGCTATCCGGATGAGCTCATTGCTGTCTGCAGAAGCACCCTGGGAGCAGGGCTGAGCCCCGCGACTCAGTTTTGGAGACCCCTGGCTCCAGGTAGCAGCTGAGGATCCTAGGGCCTCAGAACTGGGGGACAGGAGGAGACCCCAAGATGTGGGAGACACTCTAGGGCCCTGGTCTGGGCTCACTCCAGAGAGGGCAGGTCCCGGGCTGTCAGGTTTGTTCTGGCTTCCATCTGAGAGTCCCCACAGGGCCTCCTTGCCTAGGGAGCAGGCCTGGCTACCGGACACATCTGCGCCCAGGCCTAGCAGTGCCTGGTTCCTCTTCCTCAGGTCTGCGTAGACGATGTCATCGGGGCCTCCAAAAGACTCATCCAGAAGGGAGGCACTCCTCTCCGGGAGGGGAGGCACCCTGACGGGGGCCTGGGGAGAAAGGGACAGAGCCGCTTAAAGGTTACCCTGTCACCAAGCTGCCCTCAGGTAAACTGCAGCTCTCTCAAAGCAGCTGAGGCCCTGGGTCTTGGACTCAGTTTACCTGTTCCATGCAGGGCTTGGTTGACATTTGGGGTCCCTGCCAGCTTCATGCTCTCGGACCCTCCACATGGCCTTTATGTTGGCATTCAAGGCCAGGGGCCATGAGCTCTACCTCCAACCAACAAGCATCCTGCCCTGCTCCtttccccaccctgccctgtcACCCTCTCCCAGGGAAGAGGGGTGCCTCCCCGGGGGCAAGCAGCAGCCAAGGTCTCCCCAAAGGGCTCAAACTGCACCTCCTGGTACTGGTCCACAGGTCCCTCAAAGCCCTCTGAACCCACCCACTCACGGATCCCTCCCCAGTCCACCAATTTTGTATTTATTCGACAAATGTTTAGTAGGCACCATGTAGACACCATCTCAGGTGCCAGAGGCTCAATGATGACTGAGACTAACTCTTGGGAGTTTATGTTATAACCTGGAGATGAGCAACATGCTGCTCGGTTATATAGTTTAATGTTGTTGATGTAACAGTGTGATGGATGTAATGATACATTACAAGATAATATACTGTCTGCTCATGATCTGaactatgaaaaagaacaaagcagggtAATAGGACAAGGAGACGAGAGGTGGAAGAGGGGATATTTTCTGTAGTTTAGGtggtaggtctttttttttttttttttttttttgccacacctacagcatggggaggttcctggtccagggatcaaagcctgagccactgcagtgacaacactgaatccttatccttaacctgctgtgccacgagagGCCTCCTAGAGCCTTTCTGACAAGATGACCCTTGAGCTGAGAGTGGAAAGCAGTGAGAGTGTAAGCCATGCAGATATCTGGT encodes the following:
- the SH2D7 gene encoding SH2 domain-containing protein 7, which gives rise to MEGSLRQLSLGKGPEGAGDSQALAELQELALRWFMETQAPLILQNGALPPWFHGFVTRKQTEQLLRDKALGSFLIRLSDRATGYILSYRGSDRCRHFVINQLRNRRYLISGDTQSHGTLAELVRHYQEAQFEPFGETLAAACPRPEDNDLYDAITLGLHQTTQSLENPPAALPSMEVPDKATSPRLSPKPQVSFLHKKSLDASSWNLSEEESMEAPVRVPPLPERSASLLDESFGGPDDIVYADLRKRNQALLGLGADVSGSQACSLGKEALWGLSDGSQNKPDSPGPALSGVSPDQGPRVSPTSWGLLLSPSSEALGSSAATWSQGSPKLSRGAQPCSQGASADSNELIRIAGLPEEARDVLDQEGGSTYEQIAACWDGLPRPLYPGASPTYSKISGPMDCGYERISGAPELPEPRNTYKQIPAVKSKEASRTHKVGFVDGPDKLRRLFFTDKKHKS